One genomic segment of Mycolicibacterium chubuense NBB4 includes these proteins:
- a CDS encoding MarR family winged helix-turn-helix transcriptional regulator — protein MSGDALADEVWRDLSAVVLDHRDGWKRAVVERSGLPFSRIRILKRLSRAPMTVKQLAAAATIDAPAATVAVNDLEDRGLVVRRVDPANRRCKVVSLTDAGRDTVRAIDAVHDPAPEILTALDAGELATLRAILDKMAGS, from the coding sequence ATGTCCGGTGACGCACTCGCCGATGAGGTGTGGCGGGACCTGTCGGCCGTGGTGCTCGACCACCGCGACGGGTGGAAGCGCGCGGTCGTCGAGCGGTCGGGCCTGCCGTTCAGCAGGATCCGCATCCTCAAGCGGCTGAGCCGCGCGCCGATGACGGTCAAGCAGCTGGCCGCCGCCGCCACCATCGACGCGCCTGCTGCCACCGTCGCGGTCAACGATCTCGAGGACCGCGGGCTGGTCGTGCGACGGGTCGATCCGGCGAATCGGCGCTGCAAGGTGGTGTCGCTGACCGACGCCGGACGCGACACCGTGCGGGCGATCGACGCCGTGCACGATCCCGCGCCCGAGATCCTCACCGCGCTCGACGCGGGTGAACTCGCCACGCTCCGAGCCATTCTCGACAAGATGGCCGGCTCTTAG